Genomic window (Marmota flaviventris isolate mMarFla1 chromosome X, mMarFla1.hap1, whole genome shotgun sequence):
GTCAGCAGATTCGAGACTTAGAGCGTGGGTGCCACTTGTTAGTAGCTACTCCAGGACGTCTTGTGGACATGATGGAAAGAGGAAAGATTGGATTAGACTTCTGCAagtatgttaatttttaataatgaccATTACTTTTGTGATATTGTctaatttaaatctattttttttggtggtggcaattaaacccagggcccagcacatgccagacaagtgccctgccactgagctacagccctagccctctGAATTCAAAGATTAAGAAGTGATTTATTTTAgtccttttttaagaaaaagtttgtgCATCATAATTTTAATGTTGAAAAATTAGTCACCATTTTAGTAGAGGCTGAGGATGACCAGACCAACAGATATCCAAGTAGTAAAAACTAATTTGGCACTGATCTTGGATGACATTACCTAATGGGAAGAATCTTGTGCCACATTATGCAGTGTAAGGAATTTAACTACCTTAATGTAAATTGTAATTACAGTATAGCTGTACTAAAACTGTCTTTTGACTTCTTGATAAATTGTaaactaaattttcttttgtgacaGATACTTGGTGTTAGATGAAGCTGACCGGATGTTGGATATGGGGTTTGAACCTCAGATCCGTAGAATAGTTGAACAAGATACTATGCCTCCAAAAGGTGTCCGCCACACTATGATGTTTAGTGCTACTTTTCCTAAGGAAATACAGGTACCATATGATGttgcaaatattatttatttagaaatttatctTGGTgtagatacttaaaaaaaatgttttttgttttattttttcagatgctAGCTCGTGATTTCTTGGATGAGTATATCTTTTTGGCCGTAGGAAGAGTTGGCTCTACTTCTGAGAATATCACACAGAAAGTAGTCTGGGTGGAAGAACCAGACAAACGGTCATTTCTGCTTGACCTCCTAAATGCAACAGGTAAAATTATAATGAGAATCCATTTGGATTGTCTTTATTACCTTTCCTTTTGATTTATTCTATATTAAAACAGTCCATTTCAGTTGCCTCTTTGCATGTTTACTAAGTATAAAGAATTAAGCTGTTTTTAGTGACATAAACCTTGTCATTTTTCAAATTCAGGCAAGGATTCACTGACCTTAGTGTTTGTGGAGACTAAAAAAGGTGCAGATTCTCTGGAGGATTTCTTATATCATGAAGGATATGCTTGCACCAGTATCCATGGAGACCGTTCTCAAAGAGATAGGGAAGAGGCTCTTCATCAGTTCCGCTCAGGAAAAAGCCCAATTCTAGTGGCTACGGCAGTATGTATAATACTATCATTTTCATTCAAGCTCAGCATGtttaaatgctttcttttaaatgGGCCATATATAACAGAAGTTATTTTTCAGGTAGCAGCAAGAGGATTAGATATTTCAAATGTGAAACATGTTATCAATTTTGATTTACCAAGTGATATTGAGGAATATGTGCATCGCATAGGCCGTACAGGACGTGTAGGAAACCTTGGTAAGTGGTTCCTGGATGGTCTGATTgtttggactggggatgtagctcagtagtaaagtactcctgagttcatcctcagtaaccaaaagaaaaagaaaaaacccttgGGCCACTTTGTGGAAGACCTTTGTTTATGTACTTTTTTTGGATCTGTTCTAGGCCTTGCCACCTCATTCTTTAACGAGAGAAACATAAATATTACTAAGGATTTGTTGGATCTTCTTGTTGAAGCTAAACAAGAAGTGCCGTCTTGGTTAGAAAACATGGCTTTTGAACACCACTACAAGGGTAGCAGTCGTGGACGTTCTAAGAGGTAAGGTATCGGTGGTACATAATGAGGGGGGAGAAGTGTTTGCACTTCCCAGTGTCATTTGCTCTGGGGAGGTAATGTCCAGAGTTaactttttggtatttaattttaaaagctcaATTTTCTTAGGCTGCCTCAATTGCATAGGTAAGACTATTAGGTGTCAGTCCTTCACTGTGAAGGACTTCACAGCCACTTTGGGTGGTGAAGTGTGGCCGCCTGGGGAATTGTTTGAAAGGAAAACTCAGAAACTGTTGGAAAGTTGGAGCAGGAGTTGAGTTacttagaatttttgttttcatgtgaACCAAcaattttttctccctttgtaGCAGTAGATTCAGTGGAGGGTTTGGTGCCAGAGACTACCGACAAAGCAGCGGTGCCAGCAGTTCCAGCTTCAGCAGCAGCCGTGCGAGCAGCAGTCGCAGTGGCGGAGGCGGCCATGGTAGCAGCAGAGGATTTGGTGGAGGTAGTGTTCATTTTTAAACTGTCCTTTTTCAAAGCATCATTAAGCCCCTCGGGGGAAGTTCAACACTGTAGATTGCTTTTTGTAACTTGACTTGAGAATAGTTAAAGATTGGAAGGATTGTATCTAATGATGGATGacttaattaatttttctctcttttaaatctCTCATTAGGTGGCTATGGAGGCTTTTACAACAGTGATGGATATGGAGGAAATTATAACTCCCAGGGGGTTGACTGGTGGGGTAACTGAGCCTACTTTGCAGTAGGTCACCCTGCCAAACAAGCTAATATGGAAACCACATGTAACTTAGCCAGACTATACCTTGTGTAGCTTCAAGAACTCGCAGTACATTACCAGCTGTGATTCtccactgaaattttttttttaagggagctCAAGGtcacaagaagaaatgaaaggaacAATCAGCAGCCCTGTTCGGAAGGTGGTTTGAAGACTTCATTGCTGTAGTTTGGATTAACTCCCCTCCCGCCTATCCCCATCCCAAActgcatttataattttgtgaCTGAGGATCATTTGTTTGTTAATGTACTGTGCCTTTAACTTTagacaactttttattttgatgtccTGTTGGCTCAGTAATGCTCAAGATATCAATTgttttgacaaaataaatttacTGAACTTGGGCTAAAATCAAACCTTGGCACACAGGTGTGATACAACTTAACAGGAATCATCGATTCATCCATAAATATTATAAGGAAAAAACTTAAGCGGTAGCCTGCATTAGGGCTTTTTGATACTTGCAGATTgggggaaaacaaacaacaaacgtCTTGAAGCATATCAATGGAATTAGTTTCTAATGTGGCAAACTGTATTAAGTTAAAGTTCTGATTTGCTCACTCTATCCTGGATAGGTATTTAGAACCTGATAGTCTTTAAACAAGCCATTCCAGTCATGATGAGGTGATGTATGAATACATGCATACATTCAAAGCACTGTTTTCAAAGTTAATGCAAGTAAATACAGCAATTCCTCTTTCAATGTTTAGGCAGATCATTAATTATGAGCTAGCCAAATGTGGGCATACCATTACAGGGAAAGTTTAAAGGTCTGATAACTTGAAATAGGTTTTTAGGAGAATTCATCTACTTAGACTTTTTAAATGCCTGccataaatgaaattgaaatggtAGAATGGCTGACCACAGCAATGACCAGCCCTCATTAGGGCCCTGGATGATTTTTGGTCTAATAACGCATGCTAGTGTTGATGTTTTTTGGTCAAGAGGGTATGAACAGGAAGAATTATGCAGCAGGCTTTATTTTAAATGCCGATTCACATTACTCTGTTCAAGCTGCGTTGAGATGTTAAACTGGCTTACTATAGACTTTGTAAAAATGGCTCCAGAAGAGTAACAAACTGAAAACTTTGAGATCACACAGGTTGGAAATATGTACATAACTGCACAAGGTGTCGATCCTGCTCTACAGTGCAGTTTAGTCAGTTTTAGTTGCATAGGTTTCCATTGTATTTATAGTCTGTTTATGCTAAATCTGGCCAAAGATGAGCATTGTCCACCACTAAAATGCCTCTGCCACTTTGAATTCTGGGCTAATTTTTGTGGCCAGAATGCGGTGATCAAAACGCTCAATCTTTTTACAGTGGCATAGGAAGACGGCAAAAATTTCCTAAAGTGCAATAGATTTTCAAGTGTATTGTGCCTTGTTCTAAAACTTTTATTAAGTAGGTGCACTTGACAGTATTGAGGTCATTTGTTATGGTGCTATTTCAATTAGTCTAGGTTTAGGCCCTTGTACATTTTGCCCATAACTTTTTACAAAGTACTTCTTTTATTGCACATTcagagaattttatatatatgtctTGTGTGCGTGTCCTTAAAACTTCCAATCTTATTTTGTCTCTTGGAGATTGTTGAACGCAGCTTGTCTAGGAAGGGGATGGGActagattctaaaatttatttgggacCATGGGAATGATAGCTGGGAAGAAAACTATTTGCACACGACAGATTTCTAGATACTTTTTGCTGCTagttttatgtaatatttattgaacattttgacaaatatttatttttgtaagccTAAAAGTGattctttgaaagtttaaagAAACTTGACCAAAAGACAGTACAAAAACACTGGCACTTGAATGTTGAATGTCACCGTATGCGTGAAATTATATATTTCGGGGTAGTGTGAGCTTTTAATGTTAAGTCATATTAAACTCTTAAGTCAAATTAAGCAGACCCGGCATTGGCAGTGTAGCCATAACTTTCTGATGTTAGTAAAAACAAAATTGGCGACTTGAAATTAAATCATGCCAAGGTTTTGATACACTTGTCTTAAGATATTAATGAAACACTTCAAAACACTGATATGAAGTGTCCAGATTCTCAGATGTTTGTTGTGTGAGTTTTGTTTagttgtgtgtattttttttttttcagtgaatgtCTGGCACATTGCAATCCTCAAACATGTGGTTATCTTTGTTGTATTGGCATAATCAGTGACTTGTACATTCAGCGATAGCATTTGAGCAAGTTTTATCAGCAAGCAATATTTTCAGTtaataaaaaagttttgaaaatcatGTAAGAATGGATTTAAACTTGCTGAATGTAAAGATTGAACCTCAAGTCACTGTAGCTTTAGTAATTGCTTATTGTATTAGTTTAGATGCTAGCACTGCATGTGCTGTGCATAttctgattttattaaaataaaaaattgaactgCACAGTCTCCTTTGTTGTTGTCAATTGTGGTTTATTTTTAGAGGTGAAAATAAAGTTGTGCTTTTGCCTGAAGAGTTGTAAAATGTGTTTTTGATTGTCCATTGCTGTATTTTGAGATGTCTCATAATTACTCTCATAAATCATATATGAGTTTTTGGAATAAAAGATGAAGATCATTTTCCAAATACAGTGAATAGATGGAAATCTAATTGTATTGCAACTAGTTTACAAACTATACTTGAAGCAACAATATGGGTGAGAGCCTGTTCTTTGAAGGGTGGTTGTACTGGTGTATAAGAATGGATTGGGTTGGGTTATCTATTTAGGGCTCGAGGATGTAGGGGGGGGTGGGTCTGTGATAGGAGACCTACATTGTCACGCAACTGCTGCAGACAGACATTACTATAGGTTAATGAGATGGTGTGAGCCATAACTGTAGACTTTAAACTACAGGAAACTGCTGAGTGGTGTTTTTTCCACATTGAAGACACAACGCTTGGTTCTGGGTAGTTGGCCATTTTCACAGTTGTGATCTCAAAATAGCAGGCCTAAGTTATTTTGTGGAACCCAGggattctaccactgggctacatcactacccctttttgagacaggatttccccACATGGCCCaggcttttttttaaagagatttttttttaatatattttttttaattttcagcggacacaacacttttgtttgtatgtggtgctgaggatcggaaccccggccgcacgcatgccaggcgagcgggctaccgcttgagccacatccccagccccccaggctGGTCCTCCTCCCTTGGCCTCCCCAGGGAGTTCAGATGCCCCACCCTGGCCAGTTTGGGCTTAAATTTTTCAGGCAGAATTTGGGTGCATGATAGgccattttgtttttgtaaagtagTCAATGTGAAAAGATTAAGAATTGTTTAAATGAGAAGCCTGTGGCAGAAGGGGACTGGAATTCTAGAGATAAAGAGCCGGTTCATGTAAATATGAGTTCTTTATCTGCTATGGGGAACTACTTAAATGTCCAGTTATTTGAGATTTCTAGTGTAGCGGGGTTAGAATTATGGAAATTCAAGTTCCTTAGATTTACACACTACATTTCCATTCTGGTTTTAACTATAGATACATACTATTATCTGCTGCAGTTAATGTTTCCTGGGTTCTTTTTCATCTGGGTTGAATTTCaactgtggatttttttttttaatggcttatATAGGAACTGGGTTCTTACATGTTTGAAAATGTCTAATGTCTTTATGCTTAAACAGTATACACTTAACGTGTTTTCCTCTGCTTTAAGCGACCTGCTTAAATGGGCACAGGTTCGT
Coding sequences:
- the Ddx3x gene encoding ATP-dependent RNA helicase DDX3X isoform X2, yielding MSHVAVENALGLDQQFAGLDLNSSDNQTGGSTASKGRYIPPHLRNREAAKGFYDKDSSGWSSSKDKDAYSSFGSRSDSRGKSSFFSDRGSGSRGRFDDRGRSDYDGIGSRGDRSGFGKFERGGNSRWCDKSDEDDWSKPLPPSERLEQELFSGGNTGINFEKYDDIPVEATGNNCPPHIESFSDVEMGEIIMGNIELTRYTRPTPVQKHAIPIIKEKRDLMACAQTGSGKTAAFLLPILSQIYSDGPGEALRAMKENGRYGRRKQYPISLVLAPTRELAVQIYEEARKFSYRSRVRPCVVYGGADIGQQIRDLERGCHLLVATPGRLVDMMERGKIGLDFCKYLVLDEADRMLDMGFEPQIRRIVEQDTMPPKGVRHTMMFSATFPKEIQMLARDFLDEYIFLAVGRVGSTSENITQKVVWVEEPDKRSFLLDLLNATGKDSLTLVFVETKKGADSLEDFLYHEGYACTSIHGDRSQRDREEALHQFRSGKSPILVATAVAARGLDISNVKHVINFDLPSDIEEYVHRIGRTGRVGNLGLATSFFNERNINITKDLLDLLVEAKQEVPSWLENMAFEHHYKGSSRGRSKSRFSGGFGARDYRQSSGASSSSFSSSRASSSRSGGGGHGSSRGFGGGGYGGFYNSDGYGGNYNSQGVDWWGN
- the Ddx3x gene encoding ATP-dependent RNA helicase DDX3X isoform X1; this encodes MSHVAVENALGLDQQFAGLDLNSSDNQTGGSTASKGRYIPPHLRNREAAKGFYDKDSSGWSSSKDKDAYSSFGSRSDSRGKSSFFSDRGSGSRGRFDDRGRSDYDGIGSRGDRSGFGKFERGGNSRWCDKSDEDDWSKPLPPSERLEQELFSGGNTGINFEKYDDIPVEATGNNCPPHIESFSDVEMGEIIMGNIELTRYTRPTPVQKHAIPIIKEKRDLMACAQTGSGKTAAFLLPILSQIYSDGPGEALRAMKENGRYGRRKQYPISLVLAPTRELAVQIYEEARKFSYRSRVRPCVVYGGADIGQQIRDLERGCHLLVATPGRLVDMMERGKIGLDFCKYLVLDEADRMLDMGFEPQIRRIVEQDTMPPKGVRHTMMFSATFPKEIQMLARDFLDEYIFLAVGRVGSTSENITQKVVWVEEPDKRSFLLDLLNATGKDSLTLVFVETKKGADSLEDFLYHEGYACTSIHGDRSQRDREEALHQFRSGKSPILVATAVAARGLDISNVKHVINFDLPSDIEEYVHRIGRTGRVGNLGLATSFFNERNINITKDLLDLLVEAKQEVPSWLENMAFEHHYKGSSRGRSKSSRFSGGFGARDYRQSSGASSSSFSSSRASSSRSGGGGHGSSRGFGGGGYGGFYNSDGYGGNYNSQGVDWWGN